In the genome of Streptomyces sp. Q6, the window CCTCTACGGCGTCGACCACCTGATCGCCGCCAAGCAGGCCGACAAGGACGCGCTGGCCGCCGAGTGGCCCACCGAGCACGTCATCAGGGACCGCGAGGAGATCTCCGAGCAGATCAAGGCCCTGAACGAGCTCAAGGCGATGGCCCTGTCGTACGGCTACGACATCTCCGCCCCGGCCACCACCGGCCGCGAGGCCGTCCAGTGGCTGTACTTCGCCTACCTCGCCGCCGTGAAGGAGCAGAACGGCGCGGCCATGTCGATCGGCCGCATCGACAACTTCCTCGACATCTACCTCCAGCGCGACATCGAGGCCGGCCGCATCACCGAGTCCGAGGCCCAGGAGTTCATCGACGACTTCGTCATCAAGCTCCGCATCGTCCGCTTCCTGCGCACCCCCGAGTACAACGACCTCTACTCCGGCGACCCGACGTGGGTCACCTGGTCGATGGCCGGCATCGGCGAGGACGGCCGCCCGCTCGTCTCGCGCACCACCTTCCGCGCCCTCCAGACCCTCTACAACCTCGGCCCGGCCCCCGAGCCGAACCTCACGGTCTTCTGGTCGCGCGATCTCCCCAAGGGCTTCAAGGACTTCGCCTCCCAGGTCGCCATCGACACCTCGGCCATCCAGTTCGAGTCCGACGAGCTGATGCGCCCCAAGTACGGCGACGACACCGCCATCGCCTGCTGCGTCTCCGCGATGGCCGTCGGCAAGCAGATGCAGTTCTTCGGCGCCCGCGTCAACGTCGCCAAGGCGCTCCTCTACGCGATCAACGGCGGCCGCGACGAGAAGACCGGCAAGCAGGTCGTCGAGGGCTTCGAGCCCATCGAGGGCGACATCCTCGACTACGAGACCGTCGCCGCACGCTACGACGCGATGCTCGACTGGCTGGCCAAGACGTACGTCCACGCGCTCAACGTCATCCACTACATGCACGACAAGTACGCCTACGAGCGCATCGAGATGGCCCTGCACGACCGGGACATCCTGCGCACCATGGCCTGCGGCATCGCGGGTCTGTCGGTGGCCGCCGACTCCCTCTCGGCCATCAAGCACGCGAAGGTCAAGGTCGTCCGCGACGAGACCGGCCTGGCCGTCGACTACGAGATCGACGGCGACTACCCGGCCTACGGCAACAACGACGACCGCGCCGACGACATCGCCAGGTCGATCGTGCACGGCTTCATGGAGAAGGTCCGCAAGCACCCCACGTACCGCGACGCGGTCCACACCCAGTCGGTGCTGACCATCACCTCGAACGTCGTCTACGGCAAGAAGACCGGCAACACCCCGGACGGCCGCCGCTCCGGTGCCCCCTTCGCCCCCGGCGCCAACCCGATGAACGGGCGCGACGAGCACGGCTACATCGCCTCCGCCCTGTCGGTCGCGAAGCTGCCCTACGACGACGCCGAGGACGGCATCTCGCTGACCAACACGATCACTCCGGACGCGCTGGGCCGCACCCCCGAGGAGCGCGTCGGCAACCTCTCCGGCGTGCTCGACGGCTTCATGGCCAGCGACGGCTTCCACATGAACGTGAACGTCCTGAACAAGGCGACCCTCGAGGACGCCATGGAACACCCGGAGAACTACCGGCAGTTGACCATCAGGGTCTCCGGCTACGCGGTGAACTTCGTCCGTCTGACGCGCGAGCAGCAGCTGGACGTCATCAACCGCACCTTCCACGGCTCCCTGTGAGCCGGTCCTCCTGACCGAGACAGCCCGAAGGACACGAGGAGGAACGTCATGACCGTCATGCTCACCCAGAACCTCGCAGCGAACGACGCCGCCACCCCGGCCGCCGCCGCGACGCACCGCCCCACCGAGGGCTCGGTGCACTCCTGGGACCTGTCGACCGGCGTCGACGGGCCGGGCACACGGTTCGTGACGTTCCTCTCGGGCTGCCCCCTCACCTGCCTGTACTGCCACAACCCCGACACCTGGCGGATGCGCAACGGCAAGCGGACCTCGGCCGACGACATCGTCGCGGAGGCGGCCAAGTACACCCGGTTCATCGAGGCCGCGGGCGGCGGCGCCACCATCAGCGGCGGCGAACCGCTCCTCCAGCCCGTCTTCACCGGTGAACTGCTGCACCGCTTCAAGCACGAGCTGGGCCTGCACACCGCGCTGGACACCTCGGGCTTCCTCGGGGTGCGCGCCACCGACGCCCTGCTGCGCGACGCCGACCTGGTCCTGCTCGACATCAAGTCCTGGGACCGCGCCACCTACAAGAAGGTCACCGGACGCCCGCTCCAGCCCACGCTGGACTTCGCGCACCGCCTCGCCGACCTCGGCAAGGACGTGTGGGTGCGCTTCGTGCTCGTCCCCGGCCTGACCGACGACCCCGCCAACATCGAGGGCGTCGCCGCCTTCGCCGGCTCCCTGGGCAACGTCTCGCGGGTCGACGTCCTGCCCTTCCACAAGCTCGGCGAGGCGAAGTGGCAGGCGCTCGGCAAGACCTTCACGCTGCACGACACCCCCTCGCCCACCCCCGAGCAGGTCGCCACCGCCAAGTCGATCTTCGAGGCCCACGGCCTCAAGGCCGTCTGACCGCCCGGCGACGTACTCTGGACGCATGAGTACCGCCCCTGACCCGGAACCCGGGGAGCCGCGAGCGCGTGACCCCAAGGCCGCGCTGATCTTCGACGACCCGCTGACGGCGCAGTCCGCGGACGACAGCGACCGTGGCTGGGGCGACCGCCCGGCGGCGAGTGACAACAGCGCCGCCGACCTGGCCCGCTTCCTCGACGAGAAGCCGCCCCACCACCTGTGAAGCGCCGCGGAGAGCGCGGCTACGACTCGGTGTGACCCGAGCCGCGCTGCGCCACGAGCGCGTCGCGGATCTCCTTGAGGACCTCCAGCTCGGAGATCTCCAGCGTCTCCTGGACGCCTTCCTTCGCCGCCTCCCTGGCCGCCTTCTTGGCGAGGTACTTCGCCATCGGCAACACCATCAGGAAGTACACGACCGCCGCGGTGATCACGAAGCTGAGGATCGCGCTCAGCACCGAGCCCCACATGATCGGCACGCCGCTGACGACATCGCCCGCGTCGTTCGTCTCGCACGGGCCCTTGAGGCAGGAGCTGTAGCTCTCGAGGTCCTTGGTGCCGAGGGCGCCGACCAGCGGGTTGATGACCCCCTTGACCACCGCGTTCACGATGTTCGTGAACGCGGCGCCGATGACCACCGCGACCGCCAGGTCGATCACATTGCCGCGCATCAGGAAGGCCTTGAAGCCCTCCCACAGACTCGGCTGACTCTTCTCGCTCACCAGAAGGCCTCTCTTCACATGTCCAGGTTGCAGAGCAAACGCCCCCGCAACTTACGACAGTTCGGGTCAGACCTGTCCAATTAGGTAACTCGAACGAGGGACTTGACGCGCCGTACGTCACCACAGCGTCACCGCCAGCCTGGACGTGGCCCCCGCACCCGCGAGGCGCGCGGCCGTCCGGCGCTCCACCCTCAGGACCACCAACGCCCCGCCCAGGTCCGGGGTTTCGCCGCCCCCGTCAAAGGTCTCACCAAGCCCCTCTGCGGCCGCCGCCCGCTTCGGTACGGACGCGACCCGCGCCCCCGACGCGAGCACCCGCGCCCCGGGCTTTCCGTCGGTCCGGCCCGCCACCACGTCGACCCGGTCACCGGGGCGCAGCAGCCGCACCGCTCCCGCGTCCGCGATCCGCACCGGCGCCGACACCGTCACGGCGGGCCCGCGCGCCCGCTGCCCCGGTGGGGCCGGTGCCCGCTCGTGTCCGTGTCCATGCCCCGCGCCGGGCGAGGGAACGGCGGCGACCAGCGCCGCCGCGGTCAGGGCGAGCCCGGCGGCCACGGTCGGCCGGCCCCGGTGCCGACCGCCCCGGCCCGCGGACCGCAGACGCCCGCCCCGCACGCGTACGGGAGCGAAGGGCGGCACCTCGGACGTCGGAGGCGTGCTGAGCCGGTCCGGGGGAGAGGGGGGAGAGGGGGGAGAAGAGGGGGAAGAGGTGGGCGAGGGTGAGGGGAAGGGGAAAGGGGAGGGGGAGGAGGGCATGGCCGTCACCGCCTGCGGTTCGGAGGGGACCTGCGATCGGTCGAGCCGGGCAGCGCGCCCGTCTCGTCGACCACGATCCGCCTCCGCGCACGATCGTGCTGAGCCCCGTGTACTACCGAGCGGTTGTGGACAACTCCCTCACCCGAAGGGGCAGCTCCCCCCTTTGAGCCCCCTGCTCAGCCGATCTTTGAGCCCCCTGCCCAGCCGCGTCGCGGCAGCCCGCGTCAGGGCAGCCGGATCCCCGGGTCCATCCCGCCGAGCGCCCCCGCGCACAGGCAGTCCCGCTCGCCGCTCGCCGGCAGCCCCGCGACCGCGTCGAACAGCACCGTCCGCAGCCGGTCCACGTTCGCCGCGAACACCTTCAGGACCTCCTCGTGCGAGACTCCCTCCCCGCTCTCCGCGCCCGCGTCCAGGTCCGTGACCAGGGTCAACGACGTGTAGCAGAGCTCCAGTTCACGGGCGAGCATCGCCTCCGGGTGCCCGGTCATACCGACCACCGACCAGCCCATGGACTGGTGCCACCGCGACTCGGCGCGGGTCGAGAAGCGCGGGCCCTCGACGACGACGAGCGTCCCGCCGTCCACCGGCTCCCAGTCCTTGCCGCGCGCCGCCGCCACCGCGACCTTGCGCCCCACCGGGCAGTACGGGTCGGCGGGCGAGACGTGCACGACGTTCGGCACGGAACCGTCCGGCAGCGGATGCCCGTCGAAGTAGGTCTGCGCCCGCGCCTTCGTCCGGTCGACGAACTGGTCGGGGACCAACAGCGTCCCCGGCCCGTACTCGGGCCGCAGCCCGCCCACGGCGCACGGCCCGAGGACCTGGCGTACACCCACCGACCGCAGCGCCCACAGATTCGCGCGGTAGTTGATGCGGTGCGGCGGCAGGTGGTGGCCGCGGCCGTGCCGCGGCAGGAAGGCGACCCGGCGCCCCGCGACCTCGCCCAGGAAGAGCGAGTCGCTCGGCGGCCCGTAGGGGGTCTCCACCTGGACCTCGGTCACGTCGTCGAGGAACGAGTAGAAACCGGAGCCGCCGATCACGCCGATCTCGGCGTCAGGACGTGTGTTCGTGTTCGTCGCCATGGTCGACACAGTAGTCAAGGCGAGAACGCCGAAGACCCTGTCGTCCGGGGACGACAGGGTCTCGTAAGACTCTCGTGGCAGCTCGCGCCTATGCGGCGGACGAGGAGCTGGAGGACGACGTCGAGGACGACGAGGTCGACGAGCTCGAGGACTTCGAGTCCGACGACGACGAGGTCGACGAGGTGGAAGGCTTGGCGTCCGAGGACGACTTGGCGGCCGGCGTCGAAGCGGGGCTGCTGCTCGACGACGAACCACGGCTGTCGTTGCGGTAGAAGCCGGAGCCCTTGAACACGATGCCGACGGCCGAGAACACCTTCTTCAGGCGGCCACCGCAGTTCGGGCACTCGGTCAGGGCATCGTCGGTGAACTTCTGCACCGCCTCGAGGCCCTCGCCGCACTCGGTGCACTGGTACTGGTAAGTCGGCACTGTGTCTTCCTCCTGGCACTCTCACTCAATGAGTGCTAACGACGCTCCATAGTGGCCTATTCCACGGGATCAGTCCACTGCCACCGGCACTCGGTGACCCACGCCACGTGCCACGGTCCGTCCCTGGGAGGGCGGAACGAGCCGCGAACGCATCAGGAACATGACTCCCAGGGCGAGCACCGTGCCGCCCATCGGCACCAGGAATCCGGCGCCGTCCCAGAACCGGTCCTCCAACTGTCCGGCCACCGTCACGGCGGCCGCCTGGCCCAGCGCGACCGCGCCGGTGAGCCACGTGAAGGCCTCCGTGCGGGAGTGCGCGGGGACGATCGACTCGACGAGCGTGTAGCCCGTGATCAGGGCCGGCGCGATGCACACGCCGACCAGCAGCCCGAGCCCGGCGAGCAGCGGCACGGACTGCGCCGCCCACAGGCCCGACGCGGTCAGGGCCAGCGCCGTGTAGGCGACGAGCAGGCGGCGCTGCGGGGCGACCTTCCAGGCGATGGCGCCGCAGACGATGCCCGAGAGCATGTTGCCCGCGGCGAAGACGCCGTACAGGACGCCGTTCAGGCCGGGCTCGCCGATCGCCTCGGTGTACGCGGCCAGCGAGACCTGCATGCCGCCGAAGACCGAGCCGATGCCGAGGAACGTCACGATCAGGACCCGTACGCCGGGGACCCGCAGCGCGGAGACGTGCTCCACGCGCGCGTGCCCGTCGACAGGGCGCACCGAGGGCTGGGTGCCCTTCTGCGCGGCGAACAGCAGACCGCCGACGAGGGTCAGCGCGGCCTCGGTGATCAGACCGGCGGCCGGGTCGACGCCGGTGCACAGCGCGGTCGCGAAGAGCGGGCCGAGCACGAACGTGAACTCGTCGGTGACCGACTCGAAGGCGGCCGCGGTCTGCATCAGCGGCGAACCCTGGAGCTTCACACCCCAGCGCGCCCGCACCATGGGCCCGATCTGGGGCGTGGAGGCACCCGTCGGCACGGCCGCGACGAACAGCGTCCAGGTAGGTGCCCCGGAGAGCGCGAGCGTGGTCAGCGCGATCCCGGAGGCCGCGTGCACGAGGACGCCCGGCAGCAGCACGGCGCGCTGCCCGAACCGGTCGGCCAGTTTGCCGCTGTAGGGCGCGAACAGCGCCATGGAGACACCGGTCGCCGCGGAGACCGCGCCGGCGGTGCCGTAGGAGCCCGTGGTGTGCTGCACGAGCAGCACGATGGAGATGGTCAGCATCGCGAACGGCTGGCGCGCCGCGAAGCCGGGAAGCAGGAACGTCCAGGCCCCGCGGGTGCGCAGGAGCTGCCCGTAGCCGGGACGCTTGTCGCCGGGGGTGTCGGTGACCGTGGCCTTGTCTGGCACGGCCCTCGCCTTTCTGCCGCCTGGTAGCGCGCCGCCTCCTGGTCGAGGGGAGCGCGCCGAGAGCCGTCCTCATGCGCCGGGAACCGAGTGATACCTACGGTCCGCGCCAGGAGAGGCCCTGGGCCAAGCAGAAGTGCTGCAAGGGGACCGCGGCCGCTTTGCGGTCGCGCCGGCTCTACGTCAGGCAGAGTCGGTGAAACGGTGAATCAGTGGATCGGTGAGTCAGTGGATCGGTGGACCTGAGAAATCAGGTGCACCCACCCATGTTAACGGGCGGTTTCGTTCCCCGTGCCCAGCCAGCCGGCGAGCTTTCCGCCCAGGGCGACGGCCCGCAGGCGTGCCTCGGCGGCGTCGCGCACCGGGTCGGTGGCGACGACCAGGAGTTCGTCGCCGCGGCGCAGCACGGTCGTGGGGCCGGGCACGAAGGACGTCCCGTCGCGGACGACGAGCGTCACGGCGGCGCCCTTGGGCAGCCGCAGCTCGCCGACCTCCACGCCGTGCATACGGGAGGCCTGCGGGACGGAGACGGACAGCAGGTGCCCGCGCAGCCGCTCCAGGGGCGCCGACTCGATGCCGAGGTCGGCGGCGTCCGAG includes:
- the pflB gene encoding formate C-acetyltransferase — protein: MTATPAEKTTHGQAWNGFKGGLWRDAIDVRDFVQQNYTPYEGDGSFLAGPTERTTAVWDKLLSMFPTEIERGIHDVDVKTPSRIDAFRPGYIDGDAKDHKDLIVGLQTDAALKRAIMPNGGWRMVEGALNAYGYEADPEVREIYTHLRKTHNEGVFDAYTPEIRACRSSGIITGLPDAYGRGRIIGDYRRVALYGVDHLIAAKQADKDALAAEWPTEHVIRDREEISEQIKALNELKAMALSYGYDISAPATTGREAVQWLYFAYLAAVKEQNGAAMSIGRIDNFLDIYLQRDIEAGRITESEAQEFIDDFVIKLRIVRFLRTPEYNDLYSGDPTWVTWSMAGIGEDGRPLVSRTTFRALQTLYNLGPAPEPNLTVFWSRDLPKGFKDFASQVAIDTSAIQFESDELMRPKYGDDTAIACCVSAMAVGKQMQFFGARVNVAKALLYAINGGRDEKTGKQVVEGFEPIEGDILDYETVAARYDAMLDWLAKTYVHALNVIHYMHDKYAYERIEMALHDRDILRTMACGIAGLSVAADSLSAIKHAKVKVVRDETGLAVDYEIDGDYPAYGNNDDRADDIARSIVHGFMEKVRKHPTYRDAVHTQSVLTITSNVVYGKKTGNTPDGRRSGAPFAPGANPMNGRDEHGYIASALSVAKLPYDDAEDGISLTNTITPDALGRTPEERVGNLSGVLDGFMASDGFHMNVNVLNKATLEDAMEHPENYRQLTIRVSGYAVNFVRLTREQQLDVINRTFHGSL
- the pflA gene encoding pyruvate formate-lyase-activating protein, whose translation is MTVMLTQNLAANDAATPAAAATHRPTEGSVHSWDLSTGVDGPGTRFVTFLSGCPLTCLYCHNPDTWRMRNGKRTSADDIVAEAAKYTRFIEAAGGGATISGGEPLLQPVFTGELLHRFKHELGLHTALDTSGFLGVRATDALLRDADLVLLDIKSWDRATYKKVTGRPLQPTLDFAHRLADLGKDVWVRFVLVPGLTDDPANIEGVAAFAGSLGNVSRVDVLPFHKLGEAKWQALGKTFTLHDTPSPTPEQVATAKSIFEAHGLKAV
- the mscL gene encoding large conductance mechanosensitive channel protein MscL; its protein translation is MVSEKSQPSLWEGFKAFLMRGNVIDLAVAVVIGAAFTNIVNAVVKGVINPLVGALGTKDLESYSSCLKGPCETNDAGDVVSGVPIMWGSVLSAILSFVITAAVVYFLMVLPMAKYLAKKAAREAAKEGVQETLEISELEVLKEIRDALVAQRGSGHTES
- a CDS encoding RcpC/CpaB family pilus assembly protein, with amino-acid sequence MAAGLALTAAALVAAVPSPGAGHGHGHERAPAPPGQRARGPAVTVSAPVRIADAGAVRLLRPGDRVDVVAGRTDGKPGARVLASGARVASVPKRAAAAEGLGETFDGGGETPDLGGALVVLRVERRTAARLAGAGATSRLAVTLW
- a CDS encoding S-methyl-5'-thioadenosine phosphorylase, whose protein sequence is MATNTNTRPDAEIGVIGGSGFYSFLDDVTEVQVETPYGPPSDSLFLGEVAGRRVAFLPRHGRGHHLPPHRINYRANLWALRSVGVRQVLGPCAVGGLRPEYGPGTLLVPDQFVDRTKARAQTYFDGHPLPDGSVPNVVHVSPADPYCPVGRKVAVAAARGKDWEPVDGGTLVVVEGPRFSTRAESRWHQSMGWSVVGMTGHPEAMLARELELCYTSLTLVTDLDAGAESGEGVSHEEVLKVFAANVDRLRTVLFDAVAGLPASGERDCLCAGALGGMDPGIRLP
- a CDS encoding FmdB family zinc ribbon protein; amino-acid sequence: MPTYQYQCTECGEGLEAVQKFTDDALTECPNCGGRLKKVFSAVGIVFKGSGFYRNDSRGSSSSSSPASTPAAKSSSDAKPSTSSTSSSSDSKSSSSSTSSSSTSSSSSSSAA
- a CDS encoding MFS transporter; this encodes MPDKATVTDTPGDKRPGYGQLLRTRGAWTFLLPGFAARQPFAMLTISIVLLVQHTTGSYGTAGAVSAATGVSMALFAPYSGKLADRFGQRAVLLPGVLVHAASGIALTTLALSGAPTWTLFVAAVPTGASTPQIGPMVRARWGVKLQGSPLMQTAAAFESVTDEFTFVLGPLFATALCTGVDPAAGLITEAALTLVGGLLFAAQKGTQPSVRPVDGHARVEHVSALRVPGVRVLIVTFLGIGSVFGGMQVSLAAYTEAIGEPGLNGVLYGVFAAGNMLSGIVCGAIAWKVAPQRRLLVAYTALALTASGLWAAQSVPLLAGLGLLVGVCIAPALITGYTLVESIVPAHSRTEAFTWLTGAVALGQAAAVTVAGQLEDRFWDGAGFLVPMGGTVLALGVMFLMRSRLVPPSQGRTVARGVGHRVPVAVD